The proteins below are encoded in one region of Apium graveolens cultivar Ventura chromosome 4, ASM990537v1, whole genome shotgun sequence:
- the LOC141720480 gene encoding calcium-dependent protein kinase 26-like, whose translation MGNSCIAAPNAFVQSVSNVIFGTKTLPPPNADGSSSSSSNSDSKSPKFGFLSRKLKSSKKKLKDKDSEPDGSPQTTPPAHVRIDQGESPKKHAKNEDNKPRKRDVKQEEIKSAEVYKQEESKSPKAKRQEDNKPKKQEDSKPPKVDVKQRESKPAKADVKQKEIKPYKSEIKQGERKSSKPEVNQGESKPYKPEVKPKAEVKQEGSTKPEVKHGESTPSKSEVKQGESKPSRPQVMQGESMATTSDVKQGESITSKPEVKQEASKPVKSEVKHEESKHVRIEVKQEERKPVTTGPSKSTKKHIRRVSSVGLQVDSVLQRKSGNLKDDYSIGRKLGEGQFGTTHFCLDRKTGKEVACKSIAKRKLITKEDVEDVRREIQIMHHLEGHPNVINIIAAYEDAVAVYMVMELCAGGELFDRIVQRGHYSERKAAELARVIVGVVEACHSLGVMHRDLKPENFLFVNEEEDAPLKAIDFGLSVFFKPGDTFTDVVGSPYYVAPEVLRKFYGQECDVWSAGVIIYILLSGVPPFWDENEHGIFEQVLRGELDFESEPWPSISDDAKDLVKKMLVRDPKKRLTAHEVLRHPWVKVHGSAPDKPLDSAVLSRLKQFSAMHKLKKIAIKIIAERLSEDEIAGLKQMFEMIDSDNSGHITLEELQIGLEKVGANLMESEISDLMEAADLDNSGTIDYTEFVAAMLNQNKTLKEDHLFAAFSYFDKDGSGYITPDELQQVCEQFGLGDVHLEEIMNEVDQDKDGYIDYNEFVAMMQNTEFGKKKIQNSLSIGLRDAFKGGST comes from the exons ATGGGAAATTCTTGCATTGCGGCCCCCAATGCATTCGTTCAATCTGTTTCAAATGTTATTTTTGGAACAAAAACTCTTCCTCCTCCTAATGCAGATGGCAGCAGCAGTAGCAGCAGCAATTCCGATTCCAAATCGCCAAAATTTGGGTTTTTATCTAGGAAATTGAAGTCTTCTAAAAAGAAATTGAAAGATAAAGATTCCGAGCCAGATGGTTCACCACAAACTACACCACCTGCACATGTTAGAATTGACCAAGGCGAGTCTCCCAAGAAACATGCTAAGAATGAGGATAATAAGCCCCGCAAGCGTGATGTTAAGCAAGAGGAAATTAAATCTGCCGAGGTTTATAAGCAAGAAGAAAGTAAGTCTCCCAAGGCAAAGCGACAAGAGGATAATAAGCCTAAAAAGCAAGAGGATAGTAAGCCTCCTAAGGTGGACGTTAAGCAACGAGAAAGCAAGCCTGCAAAGGCAGATGTTAAGCAAAAGGAAATTAAGCCTTATAAATCTGAGATTAAGCAAGGGGAACGTAAGTCTTCCAAACCAGAGGTTAATCAAGGCGAAAGTAAGCCTTATAAACCAGAGGTTAAGCCTAAAGCTGAGGTTAAACAAGAGGGGAGTACTAAGCCGGAGGTCAAACATGGGGAAAGTACACCTTCTAAATCTGAGGTTAAGCAAGGGGAAAGTAAGCCTTCCAGACCTCAGGTTATGCAAGGGGAAAGTATGGCCACTACGTCAGATGTCAAGCAAGGGGAAAGTATAACTTCTAAACCGGAGGTTAAGCAAGAGGCAAGTAAGCCTGTTAAATCGGAGGTTAAGCATGAGGAAAGTAAGCATGTAAGGATAGAGGTTAAGCAAGAGGAAAGGAAACCTGTCACAACGGGACCTTCAAAAAGTACTAAGAAACATATTAGACGGGTGTCAAGTGTAGGGCTTCAGGTTGATTCAGTTTTACAGAGAAAATCTGGTAACTTGAAGGATGATTATTCTATAGGAAGGAAATTAGGAGAAGGGCAATTTGGGACTACACATTTTTGTTTAGATAGAAAGACAGGAAAAGAGGTTGCCTGCAAATCTATTGCAAAGAGAAAGTTGATTACAAAGGAGGATGTTGAGGATGTTAGGAGGGAAATTCAAATAATGCACCATTTAGAAGGACATCCAAATGTTATAAACATAATAGCTGCTTACGAGGACGCTGTTGCGGTCTATATGGTTATGGAGCTTTGTGCAGGTGGTGAACTTTTTGATAGGATCGTACAGAGAGGACATTATTCAGAGCGGAAGGCAGCTGAACTTGCTAGGGTAATTGTTGGTGTTGTAGAAGCGTGTCACTCTCTAGGGGTTATGCATCGAGATTTAAAGCCTGAGAATTTTCTTTTTGTCAATGAGGAAGAGGATGCGCCACTGAAAGCAATTGACTTTGGACTCTCAGTTTTCTTTAAGCCAG GTGATACATTTACCGACGTGGTTGGGAGCCCTTATTATGTGGCCCCGGAGGTTCTGCGGAAGTTCTATGGTCAAGAATGTGATGTTTGGAGTGCGGGGGTTATTATTTATATATTGCTTAGTGGGGTCCCTCCATTTTGGGATG AAAATGAGCATGGAATATTTGAGCAGGTTTTGAGAGGGGAACTTGATTTTGAATCAGAACCATGGCCTAGTATATCAGATGACGCAAAGGATTTGGTTAAGAAAATGCTTGTAAGAGATCCTAAAAAGCGGTTAACAGCTCATGAGGTCCTAA GACACCCTTGGGTGAAGGTTCACGGCAGTGCTCCAGACAAACCTCTTGATTCTGCTGTTTTAAGTCGTTTGAAGCAATTTTCTGCAATGCATAAGCTCAAAAAGATAGCCATCAAA ATAATTGCTGAGCGCTTGTCTGAAGATGAAATTGCTGGACTGAAACAAATGTTCGAAATGATAGATTCTGATAATAGCGGTCATATCACACTTGAAGAACTGCAAATTGGTTTGGAAAAAGTTGGCGCCAATCTGATGGAGTCAGAGATCAGTGATTTAATGGAAGCT GCAGATTTGGATAATAGTGGTACGATTGACTACACTGAATTTGTTGCTGCAATGCTTAATCAAAACAAAACGCTGAAGGAGGATCACTTGTTTGCGGCTTTCTCATATTTTGACAAAGATGGAAGTGGATACATCACTCCTGATGAGCTTCAGCAGGTCTGCGAGCAATTTGGTTTAGGAGATGTACATCTGGAAGAAATTATGAACGAAGTTGATCAGGATAAG GATGGGTACATTGATTACAATGAATTTGTGGCCATGATGCAAAACACCGAGTTTGGCAAGAAGAAAATCCAAAACAGTCTGAGCATTGGGTTAAGGGATGCCTTCAAGGGTGGTAGTACTTGA